In Methanophagales archaeon, the sequence TCCGACATGGCCGTTCGGGCACCTAAACATCTTTTTGTGTCTAATCCCAAGAGCTCCGCATAGGGGGCACCTATGCGATGTGTTCTCAGGATCGACAAACATAACAGGCACGCCAATCCATTCGAACTTATACTTTAGGAGTTGTTGCAGTTTGTAGAATGGCCATGCGTGCAAGCGTTTGTTCATTCTCTTTCCTTTGTTTTCACCTCTGATTCCGTTTAGATCCTCTACGAAGACTATAAGTCCTGAATATTTCGACAAATAATCAATAATTCTCCTTGAGAGGAGATGAAGCAAATATGTGATCAGTCTCGATTCCTTTCTCGTAAACCCTAACTTTTTCTTACTTCTTGCTCCGTGTTTCTGCAACCTCTTCCTTATTGTGAACCAGTAGTGCCTGATGAACTTGATGATTGCGTAATCAACGATAAAGGATTCTACAACCTCTTTCGTCGTTAAATCGTAAACTGTGATTGCTACGTTGTCTTCGTTGAGGTCGATGCCAGCAGCATACCTGATCGACGGAACCGAAATATTCTTAGTTATCGTGATGTGTAGGTAATATTCGCTCTTTCGTTTGACGAGTTCTGCGATAGTTATGTTGTATTCCTTGCGATGGTCTTTCTTCTCTCCGGTTTTCTCTTCTAAGGCTTTCCTCACAATTTCGTCGTGCTCTTTTGAGAGCTTAAGATAGCCCTTAATGTATTCCTTGCGAGGGATCAGCGTGACTCTGAACATCACCTTGTCATCTTCTATCCAGAGGTTGTAACCTTCTCCAAAGTTCATTCTGAGTGGAAGAGGTCTGTTATCGTATATCCTGAGCTTTTCAGCTCTTCCATTAGCCTTCAGCTCTTTGAATGAGTTGAACGCCTCCTTAGCTTTTGCTATTATTCTCTGCTTGGTGTTACTGGCTAAGAACGATTGAATGTCCTTATCTCTTACTCCCTCACCACTCAAAAGTTTGACTAAGACCTCGTTGAAGATTCTTCGAGACTCAAGCAAGGCTTCATCTATCTTCGCGGAATTCCCCTCCTCAATAACCAGCTTTCCTATCACCGTCTTTATCGCCGCGAGCTCCATCTAAAGGTATTTAAAACCCTGAGTATATAAAGGTTTATCATGGGGGGGAAGAAGAAGGTGCACGTGAGCATTGATGAAGAGGTGCATAGAAGGCTCAGGATAATCACTCCAGAGATAACTGGAAAGATACGAGGGGCGATAGAGGACGCCGTTAACGAAGCTTTGAGGTTTTGGCTCATGAAAGCGGAGGACGAGGTTGATGTGAGGAGAGGAGCACATACTGTCTGGAACTTGAACTATCATTTCGTGTTCGTTCCGAAATACAGGAAGACGGTGTTGATGGGGGAAATCAGAGATAGGTTGGAAGAACTGATCAAGGAACAATGTGAGAGGTTTGGATTTGAGATTATATCGCTGGAGATCATGCCCGATCACGTCCACTTATTCATCTCTGCATCACCAAAATTCGCTCCTTGCGAGATCGCAAGATTAATTAAAGGCCATACCGCAAGGTTTCTCTTTGAGGAGTTTCCAGAGTTAAGAAGAGAGTTGTGGGGTGGCGAGTTTTGGGCTAAAAGTTACTATGTCGGTTCTCACGGAGCTGTCAGCTCTGAGACTATAAAAAGATATATTGAGGAGTGCCAAGGATTTTGACACCATTCACCCTCAAGCTAAAGCTTGAGGTACTCTGGTGTTAAAATTTGTAGAAAAATATTGTTTTCATTCTGCTCACCTTTCGGCAATGAGCTTTGAGTCTTTGAAGAGATAAATGCCTCCATCATTGCTCACGACCACGCTGTATCCTTTATCTGTTTTATATTTGAGTTCCTTTCGTGAAAGAATAAGCGGTTCAAAATCGTCTTCAGAGTAGCGAATGAAGTCATCTTTGTCATTTTCTTTCACAAGCTCTTCAATCTCAATCTCAATTTCTTCGAGTAAATCTCTTGCTCTCTCGTAGAGCTCGCAGATTTTCTCTAATTTGCGTTTTCTTTCTGCTCTTTTCTTTTCTATCAGACCGCCTTTCCGCTCAACAACCTCGTTGAAAAGTTTTATGCACTTCTTCCACCGTCTCTTGAAGCCATCTTCGGGCAGCGCATCAGCGTAGCAGTATAAGGTTTTGACATGCAAAACAAGCGGTTCCACGCTCACGGCCTCTAAAACACACACTTCCTTTATGTCGGAGCAGAGGAGTGCCGTGACTGCACCCCAGAGTTTTCTCGCAGCTTCCACATTCTTACACCAGCTCTCAAGCCTCTTCGCCTCTGTGAAGTATTTGTGAAATGATGGTGTCTTTCCGCTTACGAGGGCGTTTCTGACATCTTCTTCAGTCCAGCCCGTGAGCTCACAGAGCTCTCTGAAGTTCCACTCGTCTGTTTTGTTGAAAGGCTCGCCTTTTTGGAGTTTTGCTCTCAATTCTTCCACGACCTCTTCGCAGGAAGTCATTTTCTCTCACTTCTCAACTCTCCCACAAGCTCTTCTATGCTCTCAATAACTTTCCGCATCTCTTTGCGGAGGCCATGAAGATAAATGCTATATGCAGCGCAGGTGATGGCGACTCCTGTGAGGAATCCAGATAAATAGCTGAGGATACACATGTTAAATCACCTCCTCACACCTTCAGAATAGGTTTCCCGTTGCGGCCTCT encodes:
- a CDS encoding transposase, giving the protein MELAAIKTVIGKLVIEEGNSAKIDEALLESRRIFNEVLVKLLSGEGVRDKDIQSFLASNTKQRIIAKAKEAFNSFKELKANGRAEKLRIYDNRPLPLRMNFGEGYNLWIEDDKVMFRVTLIPRKEYIKGYLKLSKEHDEIVRKALEEKTGEKKDHRKEYNITIAELVKRKSEYYLHITITKNISVPSIRYAAGIDLNEDNVAITVYDLTTKEVVESFIVDYAIIKFIRHYWFTIRKRLQKHGARSKKKLGFTRKESRLITYLLHLLSRRIIDYLSKYSGLIVFVEDLNGIRGENKGKRMNKRLHAWPFYKLQQLLKYKFEWIGVPVMFVDPENTSHRCPLCGALGIRHKKMFRCPNGHVGHADRNASANILIRGCAMYLHVPCSAFRTTRLPNFRMWKLRRNESGVWGIVNMPLPAGVEPLTAAQKAEGCEAPAQAGGSPKLQLGVVHDESSPCTGDVVVLDVSECSEK
- the tnpA gene encoding IS200/IS605 family transposase — translated: MKAEDEVDVRRGAHTVWNLNYHFVFVPKYRKTVLMGEIRDRLEELIKEQCERFGFEIISLEIMPDHVHLFISASPKFAPCEIARLIKGHTARFLFEEFPELRRELWGGEFWAKSYYVGSHGAVSSETIKRYIEECQGF